From the Mya arenaria isolate MELC-2E11 chromosome 17, ASM2691426v1 genome, the window GCTTTATAAAAACGAAAAGAGATTATGTTTATTGGAAAACGACTGTCGCGCGTCCATCATGAAAGCGGGGAAAGGTTAAATGCCATTATACAAACGACATTCTTTAAGCCCAGTATAGCTTTTGAAAAGACGCAACAGGATTTACGTCTGCTCCAAGACGGTGCACCAGCTCACACAGCTTGAACTACAATCACGAATCTACAGGCTAACAATGTGAACGTTATTACCACCAAACTCACCAGCTCTgaatatcatagaaaatatttgtgATTAACTTCATCGGCGAGTGTGGAATAGGAGTAATAAGCAGTTAACTCGAGAACATTTGAGAGCCATTTATTGCCGAGTCGGCTAACATACCCCAACAATATGTTCAACGCTATTATATTTCACTGCGACGACGCAGCCATTATTAACAGCTTGGGCGGGAACAACCGTAATTAGAATGTTTATGGTCTATCATATTGTCATTAACTATTATCTGAAACATTGCATTTTACGCATGTTGATACTGTTTGTTTAATCTGCCgttgtttgaattaaaattaatgaaataatatgcaaatatctaatattattttctgccaTTTTCAGCTAATTCGACCACTAATAGTGGCATTATTAATCGAGTTATAgtaatttatttagtttttagttATAGGCGTTGCTACATATATTATtctaaaaacaaacttatttgaAAAGGTTTACGAACCGAgaaatatatttagttattaATATAGTATGTATTAAATGTTCTTTGCAATCTTTATTAGTTCAGTTAAACATAAGCCATGATCAGTTTGCCTTACACCATGTTTTAGTTAAAAGATTTgctgcttggcttgtcccttTTATTTCCATTATAACGTAGCAAACTATTTTAATTAATCATCAAAATTGCTAGTCTTATACGACTCCTATTATCGTCTTGTTGGGAttgtaaaaggaaataaaatattatcaatacattcATTTCAATTACACTGATATTTCAACTTATATTCTAATTCAATTATATCAAGCTCCAATTTTACGAAATACCTAAGGCAAAAACACGGAATAATAGgataaaagtttatttaaggtcgtattttatttcactattttttaatGACCACAAGataatttttcaaagaaatcaacatttttcctattaatttaatgcaaatttcGCGTTTTTATTTGCAGTAAAAAACGAATGGATTTgccattctgaaaaaaataatcgcaATGTTAAAGGCgtataaataaatttgacatcttacacaaacattcaatttattcaACGAGCGTATTCAGTTAACATTCCTTTAGTAAATAGTATTTCTGATTTGTTCATAAGGCATTTGAGTTATGTTTATATctgaaattaactttttttattagaaaaaaacaattatattgtaAACTCAAGGAAAATGTTAGACAGCACCGGCAGCTTGTAACGCCAGAACACCTCAGCAGTTGTATTCCACGTGTTGTCAGCTCCTTTGGTATGATGGAAGTTATTGGCATTTTCCAGTCCTGTAGGTAGGTTTTTAATTATAGACGATTTCCTGATACTGAAGATCGACTCTGCAACACATCCTATTACGGCTGAAAATGACCGGCTTCTTCCGGGAAAGGGGAAGAGTGGTTCATCTGACTCTAGTTGTAGCCTATTGCTTGGTATACACTTAATCGCTTTTTGTACTCTGTCAAAGCAGTTCGCTTTCAGAATAAAATCGAAATACATATGTGTGAAGTGGTCCAAAGCTGTACAATGTCCGGGGAAAATTGTAACGGTGGACATAAATACATAAGGTTTTCGGAAGAAGCCCCTTCAACATGGGTAAAAGCATTGAATGCACATACATACCATGAGTAACAGAGTTCGCAATGGGTCTTCAGTGGATAAGAACGTCGTGGAGAGGTCTCACTTTCTTCAGAGCCCGCTCCAGTATGGGCCTCTGTAGGTGCCGGAAATTGCGTGCAACGATAATATCAAAGCATACTTCACCCACAGCTTACACTTTCGCATGTTTGCCGGTAGCTCGAATTCTTTAAGGTTAGGGGCGATTTTTGGACGTAATCCATCGGCGATTTTGATGTGTTGATCTAGACGGTCAATTCCTCTTATAAGAGGAAATGAGTTCTGAACACAAAAGATCAAATTCAACTGGATAGTGCTTCCTATAGGCTTGCAACACATATTCAAGACTGTTATACCCTTGCCGTATTTGACGACTTAAAAACAACTAGCCGGGTGAAAATGAAAATCGTATGCTAGTGGAACGTCGTCATTTCCATCAACTGAATAGGTTTGGTGTCAGAAGTATGCTTGACGGGGGTTCTATCGGGTAGTGTCTTGATGCGGATGTCCCTGGTTGGCTTTAGATGAGAACTGGGCCATGGtagctattcgttgccaaaagtccaggcGTGTAATTCCCaaaatgtgcttcttaatcgtactaaatatctcttgcgtttgtcaatgtagacgtgctatttgttgtttctattcgtcagtttttccgtattgatttgacatttgtcattatagtagtcaaaatgtatatttgtcagatctaccctgtataaactcactaaaacatagatcgtataacttgaCTTTAACAAtttgatgatgtaatttagaaagccgaatcatgcatatgtaaaactgcaatcctacagtcgacactctCATTCGTAAACTGAACATTTGCAGTCAAACAAGTCCAGGTTTgcaaaagtcaattgacaagtgcagaattacaaggatagacgatttcgcctatgccatatatggtaaatgttacggaaagaaacgaaggtgaatggacgGAGCTAAGGAATcggattttctttcgtttaattccgtcgaatcaagcaagggatataacatcttcgcctacttccagtaaattcccggttgtacCACAGTCTACAATTTCACGAACATGTAAGTATTTGCTCAATTACACTtacatacaaacatgtacacactactgttgataaagaccggggatagccgaggaaatgggccgtgtttttacctcacaggttgccccgcagtgccgggtgaatacagtggttttgtcttcacgccaaatatagcggggaatgggccttacctagagtcccttgggtacgggggcatttggcgggggtttcgcgagcagtttgtccccgctgGGGCTTGgatcgaaagtcaaagtccccgctattccccggacctgggggggggggctggttaCCATTGATTGGTgcttaattttattatatatatttacattatttctaTTTGTTTATCTAACTGTTTATTGCCTAAGCAGGATCTCTGCATTCTCGTGTGCACActagagcgatgatgctatgtgTACAACAGTTTGTTTCATCATTGTCAAACCTCAGATGAATGAGAATGGATTTCTGTGACTAGGAGGATAAACTTAGActgatgttttttaaaagcaaagtCTCAATACAGTAGATCCCTCAAACAAGAGTGTTATGCTATGTAGATTAATACCAAGGAAGTTAATGATTGTAATAAAGGCtaaattttaaagctgcaccctcactgATTGACTGctttggcaacttttttttcattgtcttggaatgagccaatttttgtggaaatttcaggaaaaaagtgataaaagactgctgacaacagATTAGAtcacaggttttcatatttgcaTTCACAAATGGAAGTCCACGTAATATGGCTTATTCATAATTTCGGCAGTTTTCTATTGAGACCTATTATATTGTGACTTATCTTATATGAATGAATTGCAGGCATTACTGCCAAagtcagctgattctgagacactATTTGAAAATCTGtcatgtgtgagagtgcagctttaaggaagTTCtggatttaaaagaaatttcaagTATGCCACCAAAACATGAGACGTAGACCCTGATGATATCCCAGCTCATGGCAGGTAATACTGAGAAAGCTAATTAAGCTAAATATTACATGGGTAATAAACAGACACCGTCTTGGTAAAAGTGAATAAGTACCATTGAACTGCACTGTACTGATTGGTGTGTGGATACGGCATTCTTTTCAGCAAAGAGGTAAAAGTGCAGGTCCCAAATGGTACAATATATAACCTGTTtgctaaagttatttagttaaAACTAATAGGGATACTGGTTTGAAACTTATTTATTGGTATCATTTAACTGTAGGTCATGGGGGCAGGTCACATCTACCATGTAACCTGCATATTTCCTTTCTGATTATGTATAAAGGGCTGGCGATGGCTTATTCATTGGTTAAAAGCTACAAACACTTCTCCAAAGGTAAATGTGATTCGAAATGAAACTATGGACTTTAATGGAGATTTTAATGCACATCAATTTTTCTCTATTAAATTGTTGGTCAATCTGGTTGCAGTCATTACTAATAGGAAACACTATGAAGACAGTAAGGAATATTGCATATGGCATCTCCCAATATTGGCCGTTAATGCCGTTAATGCACATACAATTGTAGAATTGCACAGGCTATAATTTCCCAAACGAATAGGCTAGGCCTCTAAGGCTCTTCactatatttgataaaaaagccCTGAAAGTACCAGCCACAGGCTTCGGTTCCGGTATAAGGTAGTGTTTCATCAAACCTTTACCCAGGAAACGTGTAATGTCTATCATTTAGCATGTTTCAGGCAGCAGTTGTTTGTGTCTGATGGTTTCACAATGTAATGTCTATCATTTTATATGTTTCAGGCAACAGTTGTTTGTGTCTGATGGTTTCACAATGTAATGTCTATCATTTAACATGTTTCAGGCAACAGTTGTTTGTGTCTGATGGTTTCACAATGTAATGTCTATCATTTAACATGTTTCAAGCAACAGTTGTTTGTTTCTGATGGTTTCACAATGTATTGTCTATCATTTAACATGTTTCAGGCAAAAGTTGTTTGTGCCTGATGGTTTCATAATGTAATTTCTATCATTTAACATGTTTCAGGAAACAGTTGTTTGTGTCTGATGGTTTCACAATGTAATGtctatcatttaaaatgtttcaagcAACAGTTTTTTGTGTCTGATGGTTTCACTATGTAATGGCTATCATTGAACATGTTTCAGGCAGCAGTTTTTTGTTTCTGATGGTTTCACAATGTAATGTCTATCATTTAACATGTTTCAGGCATCAGTTGTTTGTGTCTGATGGTTTCACAATGACCACAGTAGATTTTATTAGTTTGTTGCATCTTTTAACGTTTCAAAAATTTATTTAACTGTATCTCTGCTTTTTATTTCTAGGATGGAAGACAATCAATTAACAGAGCTGATAGTTAAGAAATTGAGGAATGTTATACACATCTGCGAAACTGAAAACTACCAAAATATACCTGACATTTCCAGATATATAGAattaattataagtattttaagaCATTTCATTGACAATCCAATTGTTGAAACTGTCACACATATTTTGGAAACAACACTAGAAACACTAGCAAGCATGAACTATTCATCCGGAGAATGTGTACATCTAGGTACATCGGTCGAAAGAGGAAAGATTGGCAGACCAGTGTTAAATGTTCCTCtagaaatgtttgaatattatgtTGATGCTGGCTTTTCCCAAGAAAGATATGGCATCTCTTTTTGGTATAAGTAAAAGAACTTTGAACAGACGCTTAACAGAATTTGGCATCTCTATGTCTTCAAAGTTTTCAAACTTAACCAATGAAGAGCTAGATTcagaaacacaaaaaataattcatgagtTTCCAAACATTGGTTATAGAACTGTAAGAAGCCATTTAAATGTGAAGAGTTTCGTTGTCCAAAAATCTTGTGTCCTCGATTCAATGAAACGTGTTGACAAAGAAGGTGTTCTGCAGAGAAAGATTTACTGAAGCCAATATTTAGAAGGCAGTACAATGTGAGGGCACCATTGTCTTTGTGGCATATTGATGGAAACCATAAACTTATCAGGTAAGAAGCCATGTAATCTTGTAAGGGACTGGCACTGTTGGTAGCTAGAAAATGTCATGTCAGAAGTGACATACTGActgtgtttataatttatacaaatttatttaagttctaTTGTGAAGAAAGCTGAAAGCTGATatctgtttcctgggtagaaaccaatGTAAGTGTCCTTTTTTgggaggccatgagaaagtacccctggtggggattgaacccacattCTCTTTGATGATAGGTTGACACTTATCCTTTAGAGCACTCTCACCATCTTACAATATATATTAGCTCAtcttatggtaatattaatgatacaataaatttaaatgacgTCGCAGGGTTGGAATTTGATTAAACATCAGTTTTAAATTCTTggatgtttaaaacaacaaaataatgctGAACTTAAGTTCCTGAAGgaacaaaaagcaaaaacataattttaaatatattcttaaaggtgcactctcacagattgaaagttttgacttttttaaagttttgtcccAGAATCAGCTGACTAAGGCAGCAATGCCTTCATTCAATCGTATAAGACAACTAACAATAGAATAAATGTCAATAGAAAACTGCcgaaatattttgtaaagtgtTAGTAATGTTTTAGCAATATtagtggtggtgttagtagtttattctccgggtcccggcgtgagcatattgaagggtcccagagtgacagttcaaccaccgcacacctatcctgggcggttaaccagtactaggtgccttcacttctgcaaggaactgacagcTTCTGTatatgccaggggcagtggtacagtgcgaatggtcgtagaaaggatttcataaccaatcacaacagaagtgacctggtccgcccgggaatcgaaccagggttGTCCtattaacagtccaacgctctaccgactgagctaaccgggcggacatTTAGCAATATTACTTCCATTTGTGAAgtaaatatcatgaaaaattgtgATCTGATatgttgtcagcagtcttatatatcactggtttctagaCGTTTACCCAAAATAATTGCCCATTCCCGGTCAAAAAGTAAACCAGTTGTCAGAAAGGTAAATTAGTGAGGGTGTAGCTTTAAAGAATTGGTCTTTCAGAATCACAAACTACATGCTCAATGTAAAAGTAATAGTCCCAGTTTTATTTAGATTGTTGATTTTCAGTAATGAAATATACAGCACTGCCAAGCCCCCATCTATTCTCTGATAACTGTTCACCATCATGAAATGATGTATCACACACAAGTTTTAGATTTCCTAGgtccaaggtcactgttaataaaagtagaatgttttttaatggaatatattatttatatgaattaacatatatatttcaaaatgatttaaaacctacatgtatgtataccaTGATCAGACAATTTATCACATCCAAGATCCCACTTTTAAGATTCAAAGCCAATGCTACTTTTTATGAAATTAGATGTTACCAATTCATACAAGCCCCAACCATTCATAGATTCCAAAAAAATGGCACAAAAGTTCATCAGATCAAATGTGTTTCTTACATCCCACGAGTCTGTAGGAAGAGTTTGGCCAGTAGTAGAATAAGTATATGACTTTAGACTTGAAATTAACCCTGGTGTATAACTTAAAGCTGGCGAATGGTCATCCATGGGGGAATAGATGGGTATTCAAGACTTCCAGTATTCTTAAAAGTCAGTGATAACAACCGTTCTGAAACAGTGCTCAATGCATTTCAAGAAGCAGCGTTCACCTATGGTCTTCCAGAGCGTGTTCGGTCGGACAAAGGTGGCGAGAATGTCAGTGTAGCAGGAATGATGCTGGAAAAAAGAGGTGTTGGTAGCTTCATAGTTGGTAGAAGTGTGCACAACCAAAGGCAAGTATTATTTAGTATGCTCCTTGTAGATTTCAGGCAAGcatgttgttgctttttgtCAGTCTTACCAAAAGTTGTTTGTCTTTAGCACAGACGTGATCTGAATATACAAACATGTCAAGAAATCTGCAATGTTTGcaaaatcatcaacaacatGTAGATGTGATATCTTGAACCATAACTGTATCTGGTAACAACTTTACCTTTCCGGGTTTTCTCAGAGTGTGTCTGCAAGTACTGAAGGGATCTTAATAAACTTGATGGTATGATTTATAACAGTATGTCTATGTATTATGATCAAAGAACCATTACTCTGTCTGTTATAATCACAGAATAACTCTTTTTATTTTGGAGTTACTCTCTTTATAAGAAATGAGTGTTCTGTTTACAGAATGTTCTCTTGTTTTCATATATGAATGTAACCTTTAGGAAGAATTAATAggtattatcatttttttctaatcaCAATCGTTTTATGGTGCCTCTCTGTTTGCTTTCCTTAAAAGAATGTAACAGGATTAAAAAGTAATCGTTAAACATctactgaaaataaattttataggAAATTAAATCTGGATTAAACCTGTTTTTGTGTCTTATTATGAAAAGGTGCTTATTTTAGATCTGCATATAACTTCCGACATTTTGCccaaagaaaatttaaataagttttgggTCAGTTATATTTAAGgtgcatatattattatttctttaatataaacCCACCATGTTTCTGCATATAATTTGCAGATACCCTTATGAATAATTATTGGTTTCAGTTACactatatttaactattttttacaGTATTGATGTGTTTCAGAATTGAAAGGCTGTGGAGGGATGTGTGGGATGGTTGTATCGGTTTATTCTACAAGCTGTTTTGTATGATGGAAGATACTGGTATATTGCTCCCACAAAACGATGACCATTTAAAGGCACTGCATTACATATATCTGCCGCGCATCCAACAACACATGGATACATTCCGCAGCGCATACACCAGGAGACCCTTGAGAACTGCAAACAGCAGGACACCAATGCAGCTCTGGATATCAGGGTTACTGATTGATCCCCGCACAAATTTGAACATGGTatgatttaacatttgtaaGAGTTGATCTATTATGGACATTCTTTGCCCGTCAACTTCTGCCATGCGATCACAAGAAGTCATCTGTTTCTCTTTCTTTCAGAAATTTTGACTAAAGATCGATCCAATAATACAATCatcttcaatttcaaatctgtaaaatgtatttaagcATACAGTATTTGAATACCAATACTTTAGACAGATTGTGTATACAATTTAGTCTTACACCcaattgttttaacagttttaaatattgataaagctTAAAAGAAATTTGAGATTTTAACTGTTAGTGCATCTTCAGAAACATGTATTGTAtcacaatatttcattatgtgtCAGCTTAGATGTCTATTAGCCATGATACTTCAAGGTCGATTTAAAATCATGTACAAAGGTTTGGTAAATGTCTAAATTATATCtcttaaagttttaaatgataccCAGGTCAAGTGAATGACCTAAAAGAACTGATGTGCAGGAATGTCCATGCTGAATGTCAAATTAAAGGTGAAGGGCATGTGTGTTGAATTTTGTGTTGATCAATTTCTTGATGAATTTCATGTAAATTGAAAAGTTACACAGATAAAATGTAGAATGTATGTTTCAATCTTGCTATTTTAGGGTCAGATCGACAGTGTAAGGTCAAATGCCTTTCACATTTCGACTTCTCCATAACTCTTAACCACTCGAACAATTCTTATTTAAATAGCATGCACATTTGACAGATATTAAAAGGTATCTTGTATTGTCTTCTTATCTTATTGTAATTGGTGTGATCTTGACTAATTTAGCTTCCATATATACATCTGAGTTCTTTACAACCATTTTGGTTTTGCTAAACAATGTGATGGCTTTAGTTTCTCTTAATAACTTTTACAAATTCTTATTCCTTCTCTGAacattatttgtcaaaccataTTTGTTTTGCTCTTCAGGATGAGCTGATCAACTTTGGCAGAGATGACACAGAATATGGATGTGGTGTGAATGGCACATATTCGGTCGATTTAGAACTACTTGATGATGTTTCGAATTTACTTAGCACACACGTTGACCCTCTATCATATTCAGAGAATCATGGAATTGATTTATTCACGACTGCTCGCGATATTTTGTAGAGTTTGTAATTGGAATGCAACATTGCAGACGTGTTATGAATCTAGTTGGTGTACTGCATTACAGACAACGTGTTATGAATTCAGTTGGTGTACTGCATTTCAGACAACGTGTTATGAATCTAGTTGATGTACTGTCTTAAAGACAATGTGTCATGAATCTAGTTGGTGTACTGCATAACAGACAATGTGTCATGAATCCAGTTGGTGTACTGCATTACAGACAATGTGTTATAAATCTAGTTGGTGTACTGCATTTCAGACAATGTGTTATAAATCTAGTTAGTGTACTGCATTACAGACAATGTGTTATGAATCTAGTCGATGTATTGCATTACATGCAATGTTCTGTGGTTCTAGGTGATGTACTGCATTACAGACAATATGTTGTAAACCTAGTCTATCTGGTATTTGTCACCATTTTGTTCTATTAGTTGCATAAAAttttcagtgtaaaatgtaTTCATGCATTGTGCTTCATCAACATGATAGCTTATGAGCACTTAAGTGGTTCTTTATTAATATTCGTCAATTTTCCTTTTGGATGAAATCCTGAACAAGCTTGAAATTGGGTTTCACCAAGTCCAAAACTAtgtcacaaggtcaaatttaaggaaaacaTTGTGAAACCTCTGGAGGTCACCTTTTTGCCAAATCTGCATGAAACTTGGTCATATTTCCCTTGATCAGGGagggtcaaatcttaggaaaagcatgtttttctctatgaaattgatattaaatttatatgtgGGTCACAATCTGGGTCACTGGCTGAACAcacaaaaattattgataacaaagaACAGGGGCTATATTTTAAGCTAGATCTTCATCAGAATGTTTGTCTATGGATTTATGAAATCATATATATAGGTTACTGGGTCAAAATCTAGATATATATGATGCATATAATCTAGATGCATATTCAGCAAATTATGGTGGTCGTGGATGGGATGTTACTTTGTTATGTATTGATAGACTTTCAAATAACCTGGTTAATGTGTTTGGTATGCGAGGACGATGAGTGGCGTACAAGAC encodes:
- the LOC128224739 gene encoding uncharacterized protein LOC128224739 isoform X2, with amino-acid sequence METINLSEAAFTYGLPERVRSDKGGENVSVAGMMLEKRGVGSFIVGRSVHNQRIERLWRDVWDGCIGLFYKLFCMMEDTGILLPQNDDHLKALHYIYLPRIQQHMDTFRSAYTRRPLRTANSRTPMQLWISGLLIDPRTNLNMDELINFGRDDTEYGCGVNGTYSVDLELLDDVSNLLSTHVDPLSYSENHGIDLFTTARDIL
- the LOC128224739 gene encoding uncharacterized protein LOC128224739 isoform X3 — translated: METINLSERVRSDKGGENVSVAGMMLEKRGVGSFIVGRSVHNQRIERLWRDVWDGCIGLFYKLFCMMEDTGILLPQNDDHLKALHYIYLPRIQQHMDTFRSAYTRRPLRTANSRTPMQLWISGLLIDPRTNLNMDELINFGRDDTEYGCGVNGTYSVDLELLDDVSNLLSTHVDPLSYSENHGIDLFTTARDIL
- the LOC128224739 gene encoding uncharacterized protein LOC128224739 isoform X1, translating into MVIHGGIDGYSRLPVFLKVSDNNRSETVLNAFQEAAFTYGLPERVRSDKGGENVSVAGMMLEKRGVGSFIVGRSVHNQRIERLWRDVWDGCIGLFYKLFCMMEDTGILLPQNDDHLKALHYIYLPRIQQHMDTFRSAYTRRPLRTANSRTPMQLWISGLLIDPRTNLNMDELINFGRDDTEYGCGVNGTYSVDLELLDDVSNLLSTHVDPLSYSENHGIDLFTTARDIL